The Verrucomicrobiia bacterium sequence CTCGGGGGTTTTCCGCGGCCGCTGGAGGCGCTCCATCATGCGGGAAAGCTGTTCGGGTTTGATGCCCACAGGGCCGGAGTCTGCCAAAAACCCTCCCCCGGCAAAATAGAAAATATCAGCCCTTATACCGGTCCCGTGGGAGGCGCCATGAGGTTGCTGTGGGGTCTGGGTTGCGTGCCGGCAAGGCCGGGCTGGGGGATGGTTCCGCGGATGAGGCAAGGAATGGCGGAGCTTTAAGCTTGGTTGTGGTGGATTCCGGAAAAGTGGGGTGAAGAGGGGATGTCGGGCCGGGAAAAGACGGATCTCCCCCGGCACGTCCGCCATTGGGCAACCCCTAGGCCATGGGAATGATCAAGGGAATGATTGACCTGGGGCAAAAGTTGATGATGTCGGAGTGGCATGGCGTCTAATGTGCTGGTAATTTGTAGAGATATTAAAGTAAACTAGCGCCGGTGCTGTGAGAAGCCATATGCGCGAAGCGGGCAAACAGACCCTGGATCGCCGGCAGTTTCTGCGCCGCTGGGTGCGGCGCGGGATGCTGGGAGCGTTGACGGCGGTGGGGGTGACGCTCGTGGTGCGGGGGCAGGCCTGTAGCCGGGGAGGGGTGTGCGGGGGGTGTTCCTTGCTGGCCCGCTGCGATTTGCCGCCCGCCCTGGATTACCGGCGCCAATCCACCATACGGCTCCCATGAAGAAGCCCAATCCACCAGCCCAGGAAACGCCCATCTCCCTGACCCGCCGCGGGTTTTTGGGTACGCTGGCCGGGGGTGCCGCCACGGCGGCGGCCGGGGCGGCTCCAGCGCCGCCCCCGTCCAAGGCGAATCCGTACGAGTACAAGGTGGAGCATCTGTTCAAAACCGATCCCAAACATTTAATTTACGAGATGCAAAGCACTTTCCGCCTGCCAGTGGCCGAGGGGCGCCGGGTGGCGGTGGGGCCGGAGGATCAGATTTGGGTGAGCGCGGGCAAAACGTTGCTGGTGTTTTCCGCGCGGCTGGAAAAGTTGCGGGAGATTCAGGCCCTGGATGTCATTCGTGCTGTGGCCGTGGAAGGGGACGGCACGGCGTATGTGGCGGTGAAGGATCATGTGGAAGTCTTTGATCCCCAAGGCCGCCGGCGGGAGCCATGGAACATACCCGGACCCAACGCCTGGTTCACCGGCATCGCGGTGGCGGCAAAGGATGTGTTTGCCGCCGATGCGCGCAACCGGGTGGTGCTGCGATATGACAAGTCCGGCCGGCTGGTTGGGCGATTGGGCGAGAAGGACGCGAGCCGCAAGATTCCGGGGCTGGTAGTGCCGAGTCCTTTCCTGGATGTGGAGGTGGGGCCGGACGGCTTGTTGCGCGTGACCAATCCGGGGCGGCATTTGGTGGAGACGTACACTTTCGACGGCAACCTGGTGAATTCGTGGGGAAAAACCAGCATGGGGGTGGAAGGTTTTTGCGGTTGCTGCAATCCCATCAACATTGCGTTGCTGCCCGATGGGCGGTATATCACCTGCGAGAAAGGGATTCCGCGGGTGAAACGGTACAGCGCCAAAGGTGAATTTGAGGGTGTGGTGGTGGGACCGGAGGCCTTTCCGGAGAGTCTGCGGACGGGCGCGGCCTTGAACAAGTGGGATGGCTCGATGGCCGGGCTGGATGCGGCGGCCGATGGGCAGGGGCGGGTGCTGGTGTTGGATCAGGTCAGCAACACGTTAAGAATTATGACGCCCAAAAAGGCGGGGGCAACCTCCTGAAGTCGTATGAGCTGTCCAGTTAAAATGCCGCAAACGCCAGGGTCGCCGGGAGTGGCCCGGCGGCAATTTTTGCGGGAGACGGTGCGGACGGCGGCGATGACCGGGCTGGGGGTGCTGGTGGGGGGGATGGCCTTGAAAACCAGCGCCGCGAACACGGTTTGGCAGATTGATCCTTATAAATGCACATGGTGCGGCCAGTGTGCCACCGCCTGCGTGCTGCAACCTTCCGCGGTGAAGTGTGTGCAGATCTATCCGATGTGCGGCTATTGCAAGCTGTGCACGGGCTATTTCGAGCCGGAACCCAACGCGCTGAACACGGCGGCGGAAAACCAGCTTTGCCCCACAGGCGCCATCAAGCGGCGGGCGCTGGAGGATCCGTATTTTGAATATTCGATAGACGAGCCGCTGTGCATTGGGTGCGCCAAGTGTGTCAAGGGCTGCACGCTGTTTGGGAATGGCTCGTTCCATTTGCAAATCCGGCATGACCGGTGTGTGAATTGCAACGAGTGCTCGATTGCGGTGGTGTGTCCCGCCCAGGCCATTTCCCGGGTGTCGGCGGACCAGCCATACAAGTTCAAATCCAGGGAACATCACGCATGAAGGATTGGGGTGCAAGGGTCTGGGCAAGGGCGGGACGGTGGGCAAAAATCCTGGCAGTGCTGGCCGGGCTGCTGTGGGCGGCCCATGCGTTGCGGGGCGTGGAGCGATTTCCTCCGCCTGATTTTGAATCCGGTTATACGTTTCCCGCCACCACGGCGCCGCCGCCCCGGGCGGACTTCATGCAGTATGTGGATGTGGCGGTGTTGCTGGGGGCGCTGTCGCTGGCGGCGTACTTTGTGCTCAAACTGCGCTCCCGCAAGCATGTGTTCTGGCTGACGGTTTTTTCGATGGTGTATTTCGGCTTCTACCGGAAGGGTTGCGTGTGCAGTGTGGGTTCGACGCAGGACGTGGCCCTGGCCCTGTTTAACGCGCATTACGCGCTGCCATGGGCCGTGCTGGCGTTTTTCCTGCTGCCGCTGATCTTTGCGCTGTTTTTTGGGCGGGTATTTTGCGCGGCGGTCTGTCCGCTGGGCGCCATTCAAGAATTGGTGGTGGTGAAGCCCAAGACTTTGCCGCCCTGGCTGGAGCACGGTTTGAGCGTGCTGCCGTTCCTTTACCTGGGGGCCGGCATTCTTTTTGCGGCCACCGGCAGCGCGTTTCTTTTCTGCCAGTATGATCCCTTTGTTTCGTTGTACCGGCGGAGCGGGGCTTTTTCCATGTTGGCACTGGGAGGCGCCTTTTTGTTGTTGGGCACCATGGTGGGGCGGCCGTATTGCCGGTTTCTGTGCCCTTACGGGGCCTTGCTCAGCCTCTGCAGCCGTTTTTCCCGGCACAACGTCACCCTGCTGCCGGAGGATTGTGTGCATTGCCAGTTGTGCGATGTGGCGTGCCCCTACGGCGCCATTCGCGAGCCCACGGGCCTGCTGCCCGCGCCCACGCCGCAACAGCTTTGGCGGCGGCGCCTGGCCATGGGCGGGTTGGCGGTGCTGCTGGTGGCGGCCGGTGGCTGGCTGGGACGGCAGTTGGCGGTGCCGTTTTCCAAGATGAACGCCACGGTGGCGCTGGCCGAGCAAGTGGCGGCGGAGGCCACGGGACGGGCGGCGCAAATGACCGACGCCAGCAAGGCGTTTCACGACACGGGCAAGCCGGTGGAGGAATTGTATGCGACGGCGATGAAGATTCGCGGGCGGTTTGCGGTGGGCGGCATGATTTGGGGCGCCTTTGCGGGGCTGGTCCTGGGGTTGAAGCTGCTGAGCCTGGCCCAATTTGATCAACGCCGGTGCGCGTTTGAGCCGGATCCGGGGCAATGCGTCGCCTGCGCCCGATGTTACACGCATTGTCCGAATGAACAGGCCCGCATCAAACGGGAACAGCGGGCGAGAACCATTCCCTTGAGCGCGGCTCCGGCGGGCGCTTCCGTGAATAAAAATGCCTGACCAACCTGCCAACCCCTCCCCTGCCCCGGCGCCCAAACCTCCGGCGCCTGGCGACGAGCATCCATG is a genomic window containing:
- a CDS encoding twin-arginine translocation signal domain-containing protein, with translation MKKPNPPAQETPISLTRRGFLGTLAGGAATAAAGAAPAPPPSKANPYEYKVEHLFKTDPKHLIYEMQSTFRLPVAEGRRVAVGPEDQIWVSAGKTLLVFSARLEKLREIQALDVIRAVAVEGDGTAYVAVKDHVEVFDPQGRRREPWNIPGPNAWFTGIAVAAKDVFAADARNRVVLRYDKSGRLVGRLGEKDASRKIPGLVVPSPFLDVEVGPDGLLRVTNPGRHLVETYTFDGNLVNSWGKTSMGVEGFCGCCNPINIALLPDGRYITCEKGIPRVKRYSAKGEFEGVVVGPEAFPESLRTGAALNKWDGSMAGLDAAADGQGRVLVLDQVSNTLRIMTPKKAGATS
- a CDS encoding ferredoxin, with amino-acid sequence MSCPVKMPQTPGSPGVARRQFLRETVRTAAMTGLGVLVGGMALKTSAANTVWQIDPYKCTWCGQCATACVLQPSAVKCVQIYPMCGYCKLCTGYFEPEPNALNTAAENQLCPTGAIKRRALEDPYFEYSIDEPLCIGCAKCVKGCTLFGNGSFHLQIRHDRCVNCNECSIAVVCPAQAISRVSADQPYKFKSREHHA
- a CDS encoding 4Fe-4S binding protein — its product is MLAGLLWAAHALRGVERFPPPDFESGYTFPATTAPPPRADFMQYVDVAVLLGALSLAAYFVLKLRSRKHVFWLTVFSMVYFGFYRKGCVCSVGSTQDVALALFNAHYALPWAVLAFFLLPLIFALFFGRVFCAAVCPLGAIQELVVVKPKTLPPWLEHGLSVLPFLYLGAGILFAATGSAFLFCQYDPFVSLYRRSGAFSMLALGGAFLLLGTMVGRPYCRFLCPYGALLSLCSRFSRHNVTLLPEDCVHCQLCDVACPYGAIREPTGLLPAPTPQQLWRRRLAMGGLAVLLVAAGGWLGRQLAVPFSKMNATVALAEQVAAEATGRAAQMTDASKAFHDTGKPVEELYATAMKIRGRFAVGGMIWGAFAGLVLGLKLLSLAQFDQRRCAFEPDPGQCVACARCYTHCPNEQARIKREQRARTIPLSAAPAGASVNKNA